In one window of Nicotiana tabacum cultivar K326 chromosome 12, ASM71507v2, whole genome shotgun sequence DNA:
- the LOC107789353 gene encoding mitogen-activated protein kinase homolog NTF3 has protein sequence MATPVEPPNGIRTPGKHYYSMWQSLFEIDTKYVPIKPIGRGAYGIVCSSVNRETNEKVAIKKINNAFENRIDALRTLRELKLLRHLRHENVIALKDVMMPIHRQSFKDVYLVYELMDTDLHQIIKSSQTLSNDHCQYFLFQLLRGLKYLHSANILHRDLKPGNLLINANCDLKICDFGLARTSSGKDQFMTEYVVTRWYRAPELLLCCDNYGTSIDVWSVGCIFAELLGRKPVFPGTECLNQLKLIINILGSQREEDIEFIDNPKARKYIKSLPYSPGTPFSRLYPHAHPLAIDLLQRMLVFDPSKRISVIEALQHPYMSPLYDPNTDPPAQVPINLDIDEDLGEETIREMMWKEILEYHPEAAAAAMEVVL, from the exons ATGGCAACTCCAGTTGAGCCTCCGAATGGGATTAGGACCCCAGGAAAGCATTACTACTCTATGTGGCAATCCCTTTTTGAAATTGATACGAAATATGTACCTATTAAGCCTATTGGTCGAGGAGCCTATGGAATTGTTTGTTCTTCCGTTAATAGGGAAACCAATGAGAAGGTTGCAATCAAGAAAATAAACAATGCTTTTGAGAACCGTATTGATGCTTTGAGAACTTTGCGTGAACTAAAGCTCCTTCGCCACCTTAGACATGAAAATGTGATTGCTCTAAAAGATGTGATGATGCCAATCCACAGGCAAAGTTTCAAAGATGTTTACTTGGTTTACGAACTAATGGATACTGATTTACATCAGATAATCAAATCCTCTCAAACACTTTCAAATGATCATTGCCAGTATTTCCTATTCCAG TTGCTTCGAGGTCTGAAATATCTCCATTCTGCAAATATTCTTCATCGTGATTTGAAACCTGGGAACTTGCTTATCAATGCTAACTGCGATCTGAAGATATGTGACTTCGGGCTGGCACGCACGAGCAGTGGCAAGGACCAGTTTATGACTGAATACGTTGTTACACGCTGGTATAGGGCTCCGGAACTTCTCCTTTGCTGTGACAACTATGGAACATCTATTGACGTATGGTCTGTTGGTTGCATTTTCGCGGAGCTCTTAGGGAGGAAACCCGTCTTTCCAGGTACTGAATGCCTTAACCAACTTAAACTGATTATCAACATCCTTGGCAGTCAGCGAGAAGAAGATATTGAATTTATCGATAACCCAAAGGCGAGAAAGTACATCAAATCACTTCCATACTCTCCCGGAACACCCTTTTCCCGTCTCTATCCCCATGCTCATCCTTTAGCCATCGATCTCCTGCAGAGGATGCTTGTGTTTGACCCTTCAAAAAGAATTAGTGTTATCGAAGCACTTCAACATCCATACATGTCTCCCTTGTATGATCCAAACACTGACCCCCCAGCGCAGGTTCCTATCAATCTTGACATAGATGAGGACTTAGGGGAAGAGACGATAAGGGAAATGATGTGGAAGGAAATACTTGAATACCATCCTGAAGCGGCCGCAGCTGCTATGGAAGTTGTTCTATGA